One region of Brachybacterium saurashtrense genomic DNA includes:
- a CDS encoding carbohydrate ABC transporter permease, with protein MNGTMSDGRKRSPLAMLTMPLLALLWTIPTIGLLVTSFRDRVSAASSGWWSAFTQGGWTLENYSRVFTETDMGTSLVSSIVVALPATVLPIMFAAFAAYAFTFLSFRGKDILFIAIVALMVVPIQVAFQPMLDLLGPRGLGINGEFVAVWLLHTGFGMPLAVYTLRNYMATLPGSVVESAKIDGASHFQTFWRLVAPMSSPAIAAFATLQFLWVWNDLLIAKLFIGGGENKTIIVDLQQQLGTQGQGAELLTAGAFVSMVVPMIVFFSLQRFLVRGMTAGSVKG; from the coding sequence ATGAACGGCACGATGTCCGACGGCCGCAAGCGGTCCCCGCTGGCGATGCTCACGATGCCGCTGCTGGCCCTGCTGTGGACGATCCCCACCATCGGCCTGCTGGTCACCAGCTTCCGCGACCGCGTCTCCGCGGCCTCGAGCGGCTGGTGGTCGGCCTTCACCCAGGGCGGCTGGACGCTCGAGAACTACTCGCGCGTGTTCACCGAGACCGACATGGGCACCTCTCTGGTGAGCTCGATCGTGGTGGCGCTGCCCGCCACGGTGCTCCCGATCATGTTCGCGGCCTTCGCGGCCTATGCGTTCACGTTCCTGAGCTTCCGCGGCAAGGACATCCTGTTCATCGCCATCGTGGCCCTCATGGTGGTGCCGATCCAGGTGGCCTTCCAGCCGATGCTGGACCTGCTGGGCCCGCGCGGGCTGGGGATCAACGGCGAGTTCGTGGCCGTGTGGCTGCTGCACACGGGCTTCGGCATGCCGCTGGCCGTGTACACGCTGCGCAACTACATGGCGACCCTGCCGGGATCCGTCGTGGAGAGCGCGAAGATCGACGGCGCCTCGCACTTCCAGACCTTCTGGCGGCTGGTGGCCCCGATGTCCTCGCCGGCGATCGCGGCGTTCGCCACCCTGCAGTTCCTGTGGGTGTGGAACGATCTGCTCATCGCCAAGCTGTTCATCGGCGGCGGCGAGAACAAGACCATCATCGTGGATCTGCAGCAGCAGCTCGGCACGCAGGGCCAGGGCGCGGAGCTCCTCACTGCGGGCGCGTTCGTCTCGATGGTGGTGCCGATGATCGTGTTCTTCTCCCTGCAGCGCTTCCTGGTGCGCGGCATGACGGCGGGCTCCGTGAAGGGGTAG
- a CDS encoding Gfo/Idh/MocA family protein, which translates to MSEIDETRRGGTALSLPACTVPDPSTAPGLRWGVISPGHIADQFTATAHRATASRVVSVVSRSSQRAEEFASRHGITHWGDSVEEMLSRGGLDAVYIASPHAQHRDLARPVLEAGVPVLVEKAFTLNLGQSRELLDLARARGVFAMEAMWARFLPQYDVLRQVLAGGLLGEIIEVAADHGQSFPPDPAHRMYAPELGGGALLDLGVYPVSFAQMVLGDLDDLAVRGDLTGTGVDAYVALLARGARGGRARLSSTLSARTPTEAVVSGTLGSARLEGAFFAPGTLTVSLLDGRSAQFAHPGAPGDGMAYEIAEAARRITAGQLESPLMSWEDTLSVMRTMDAMRAELGVVYPGEERA; encoded by the coding sequence ATGAGCGAGATCGACGAGACCCGCCGCGGAGGGACCGCGCTGTCCCTGCCCGCGTGCACCGTCCCCGACCCCTCGACCGCACCGGGGCTGCGTTGGGGCGTGATCTCCCCCGGTCACATCGCGGACCAGTTCACCGCCACCGCGCACCGCGCCACCGCCTCCCGCGTGGTCTCGGTGGTGTCCCGTTCGTCGCAGCGGGCCGAGGAGTTCGCCTCCCGCCACGGCATCACGCACTGGGGCGACTCCGTGGAGGAGATGCTCTCGCGCGGCGGCCTCGACGCCGTGTACATCGCCTCCCCGCACGCCCAGCACCGAGACCTGGCCCGCCCGGTGCTCGAGGCCGGGGTCCCGGTGCTGGTGGAGAAGGCGTTCACCCTCAACCTCGGACAGTCGCGCGAGCTGCTGGACCTCGCCCGGGCGCGCGGCGTGTTCGCGATGGAGGCGATGTGGGCGCGCTTCCTGCCGCAGTACGACGTGCTGCGGCAGGTCCTCGCCGGGGGCCTGCTGGGCGAGATCATCGAGGTCGCGGCCGATCACGGGCAGTCGTTCCCGCCGGATCCCGCGCACCGCATGTACGCGCCGGAGCTGGGCGGCGGCGCACTGCTGGACCTCGGCGTGTATCCCGTCTCCTTCGCGCAGATGGTGCTGGGCGATCTGGACGATCTCGCCGTGCGCGGGGACCTCACCGGGACGGGTGTCGATGCGTACGTGGCGCTGCTGGCCCGTGGGGCGCGCGGCGGCCGGGCCCGGCTGTCCTCCACGCTCAGCGCCCGCACCCCCACCGAGGCGGTTGTGAGCGGCACCCTGGGCTCCGCGCGCCTGGAGGGTGCCTTCTTCGCCCCGGGCACGCTGACGGTGTCCCTCCTCGACGGCCGCTCGGCGCAGTTCGCGCACCCGGGCGCTCCCGGGGACGGCATGGCCTACGAGATCGCCGAGGCAGCCCGGCGGATCACCGCCGGTCAGCTCGAGTCCCCGCTGATGAGCTGGGAGGACACCCTCAGCGTGATGCGCACGATGGACGCGATGCGCGCCGAGCTCGGCGTGGTCTACCCCGGGGAGGAGCGGGCATGA
- the tmk gene encoding dTMP kinase yields MSLLESVRGLRVPTPHPPRRGVFISFEGGDGAGKSTQMAMLRDHLVTDRSVAEDLILSTREPGGTPLGTSIRELLLHGEDVDPRAEALLYAADRAHHVATVVKPHLARGGLVLGDRYLDSSVAYQGAGRELEGEEIASLSLWAVHGLLPHRTILLDVPIQTLDERRAEDRDRLERAGDEFHAAVREEFLDLARAEPERFAVIDGTLPREEVHRQVLAAVGEVLSLFDPTFEPAPPRRHRDEQ; encoded by the coding sequence ATGAGCCTCCTGGAGTCCGTGCGCGGCCTGCGTGTCCCCACCCCGCACCCGCCCCGCCGCGGCGTGTTCATCTCCTTCGAGGGCGGGGACGGTGCCGGGAAGTCCACCCAGATGGCGATGCTGCGGGACCATCTGGTCACCGACCGGTCGGTCGCCGAGGATCTGATCCTCAGCACCCGCGAGCCGGGCGGCACCCCGCTCGGCACCAGCATCCGAGAGCTGCTGCTGCACGGCGAGGACGTGGATCCGCGGGCGGAGGCGCTGCTGTACGCCGCCGATCGCGCCCATCACGTCGCCACCGTGGTGAAGCCGCACCTGGCCCGGGGCGGTCTGGTGCTCGGGGATCGCTACCTCGACTCCTCGGTCGCCTATCAGGGGGCCGGCCGCGAGCTGGAGGGCGAGGAGATCGCCTCGCTGTCGCTGTGGGCGGTGCACGGCCTGCTCCCCCACCGCACGATCCTGCTGGACGTGCCGATCCAGACCCTCGACGAGCGCCGCGCGGAGGACCGCGACCGCCTCGAGCGGGCGGGGGACGAGTTCCACGCGGCCGTGCGGGAGGAGTTCCTGGACCTCGCCCGGGCGGAGCCGGAGCGCTTCGCGGTGATCGATGGGACCCTCCCCCGCGAGGAGGTGCACCGCCAGGTGCTCGCGGCCGTGGGCGAGGTGCTGAGCCTGTTCGACCCCACCTTCGAGCCGGCCCCGCCCCGCCGCCACCGGGACGAGCAGTGA